From the Deltaproteobacteria bacterium genome, the window GGATCTCATCAAAGAGTTTCGCCGGATCGTCGGCAAGGATGATGTGGACAACTCTCCCGAAGGTCGCATCAGCTATGGCTACGATGCCACACAGGTGCAACACCGGCCGGAGGTCATCCTCTACCCGTCGAACGCAGAGGAGGTCTCACGGATTCTTTCGATCTGCAATCGGGAGGGGATTCCTCTTTATCCCAGGGGTGCAGGATCGGGGTTTGCCGGAGGTGCAATCCCGGTGAAGGGCGGCGTCTCCCTGGCAATGACCCGGATGAACCGGATCAGAAAGATCGTGCCGGAGGATCTCTATGCCGTTGTTGAACCGGGCGTGATCAATGGTGCCCTGCAAAAGGCCGTGGAGAAGATGGGTCTCTTCTATCCGCCGGATCCGGGGAGCATGGCTTTTTCCACCCTGGGAGGAAACGTGGCGACCGGCGCCGCCGGCCTTCGCTCACTGAAGTACGGTGTCACCCGGGATTATGTAATGGGACTGGAGGCGGTTCTTCCCAACGGAGAGATTATCCGTCCGGGGGTCAAGACCGTGAAGGGGGTTGTCGGGTATGACATGACGCGGCTCCTCGTCGGGTCCGAGGGGACCCTGGCGGTGGTCACGGAGATCACTCTGCGCTTGATCCCCAAACCGGAGACAAGCAGGACCGTCCTGGCGGTATTTGCAGATTATCGGGATGCCGGCCGGACCGTTGCCCGAGTCATTGACGAAAAGATCATTCCGAGCGCCATGGAATTCATGGATGAAAACTGTGTGAATGCCGTGGAAGATCAGTTCCATCTGGACCTGCCCGCTCATGGTGCCGCTTACCTGTTGATTGAAGTTGACGGGAGGCCGGAAGAGACGGACCGGGAGATTGATCGGATCGACCGGATCTGCCGTCAGGAGGGGGCCGTCCATATGATGCGAGGTTCGGATCGTTCCGAAGAGGAACGTCTCTGGAAGGCCCGGCGCTCCATCTCTCAGGCGATCAACCGAATGGGATTGACCAAGGTGAACGAGGACATCGCCGTGCCGCGCAGCCGGATCCCGGAGATCCTTGACTACCTTCAGACGCTGGCACGGGAGAAGCGGATGCGAATCCTGACCTTCGGTCATGCCGGAGACGGAAACCTCCACGTCAACATCCTGATCAAAGCGGAACGACGACCGGAGGCGGAGGCGGTGGTGGAAGAGATCTTTCGTGAGGTGTTGCGTCTGGAGGGTACGATCTCGGCCGAACACGGGATCGGGATGGTTAAATCAAGATTCATCGGGATGGAGATCGCCCCACCCCTCCTCTCCGCCATGAAGCGGATCAAGGAGGCCCTTGACCCGGCGGGTATTCTCAATCCCGGCAAGATCTTTCCGGTCGATCAATCCGGGTAGGGGAACCGCCCCCCCTCCCGATCAGTCGAATAAGGCGCTGACGAACTCCTCGGGGTGGAAGTCCCGCAGGTCTTCTATTCCTTCTCCGATCCCGATCAGTTTGACGGGAATACCGAGTTCCGCCGTGATGGCGGTGACGATCCCTCCCCGGGCCGTGCCATCAAGTTTGGTAAGAACGATTCCGGTGACACCGATGGTCTCATGAAAAATCCGGGCCTGCGACAGGGCATTCTGACCGGTGGTGGCATCGAGTACCAGAAGCACCTCGTGCGGCGCGCCGGGTACCACCTTGTCCATGACCCGTTTCATCTTCTTCAACTCTTCCATCAGGTTGACCTGGGTATGCAGCCTCCCGGCCGTATCGGCGATCACGACGGGAATCTGCCGGGATTCGGCGGCCTTGAGAGCATCGAAAACCACGGCCGAAGGATCGGCGCCATCCTGATGACGAATGACCTCCGCCCCGACCCGTTTCCCCCAGATCTCCAACTGTTCCGAGGCAGCCGCACGGAAGGTATCCCCGGCGGCCAGCAACACACCTTCCCCCGCCTGTGTGAAGCGATGGGCGAGTTTGCCGATCGTCGTGGTCTTGCCGACACCGTTGACACCGATCATCATGATGACACAAGTGCCGTTCTCCGGTCGATTCAGGGAATAGCCCTGACCGGCAAGAACGCCGGTCAACTCCTCCCGGATACACTCTTTGATAATTCGGGAATCCTTCAGTTCTTTCCGCCCGATCCGCTCCCGGATCTTCTCGATCAGGGCCAGGGCATTGCCGACGCCGATATCGGATTCGACCAGGATCTCTTCCAACTCTTCGAGGGTATCGGCATCGATCTTTTTCCCCATGGAAAAAAGCCGGTCGATCTTCCCGATCAGCCCTTCCCGGGTCCGGGAGAGCCCTGCACGGAGCCGCTGGAAGAGGGAGGGTGTAACGGACGATTCAACCCCCTCCACCTCTTCGGGCCGGACTTCTTCCGTGAATTCCTCTACCACCTCAAGTGCCGGCCCTTCACTTTCCGCCTCTTCCAATACTTCCACCATCTCCACAGGCTTTTCCCCGTTTTTCATGATCGGGACTTCTTCCGGCTCGGGAAGGATCGCTGTGGGAATTTCTTCCAACAAATCGGTGTCCGGGGGTTCCACCGAAAGGCTTTTCGACGCTTCTTCTACCTGTACTTCGATCCTTGTGGGAGCGATTTCCTCCTCTTCGACTTCCGCTGCGCTCACCCCATCCGATCGAACCGGTGTTTGCTGTTTCAGGTCCTTTTCTTGCGGATGCTGTTCCTTCCGGTAAGACTCCGCCCAGGCGGTAATTTCATCAATCCGTTCATCTTTTTCTTTTCGTTTAAAAAATGCCATTGCTCTTGATCGCTTCCTTTTTGTAATGATCTATTCTCAGGGCCGGACCAGCCCCTCTTTTTCGAGAGTCCTCAAAATCCCGGACTCCCGCTTTCGCATCCGCTCGGCCTCGTATTCTGTGGTTTCATGATCGTAACCGATCAGGTGGAGTGCTCCATGGATCAGCAGACGAGCCATCTCCGTCTCGAAGGAATGGCCGTAGGCCTCCGCCTGACGGAGGGCACACTCCACAGAGATGACGATATCCCCCCACATCTCCGGTGCGGGATCCGGAAAGTCCCCCTCGTTCAGGGCGAAAGAAAGGACGTCGGTGGACCGGTCCCGGCCCCGATATTCCCGGTTGAGTTCCCGGATCGTCGGGTCATCGGTCAGCAGGAGGCTGACCTCACCCTCTTTGCGGACGATTTCGAAGACTTTTTTCAAGACTGATATCGCCGGCGTCCCTGGGTCCCTGGGGATTGTTCCCTGCCGGCTGAGCCGGATTTTCATCCTTGCGGTTTTCTCCATTCTCATCCGTCAGTTTCACGGAAGGATAATCGATCCTGTGGTGATGGATACTCGTCAGTATCGGCAGCAAACTCCGTTTGATCTCCCGGAGATCTTTCAAGGTCAGGTCGCATTCATCGAGCTGCCCGTCGAGGTAGATCCGCTCCAGGATCTTGTTCACCACCATCCCCTCGATCCGGGAGGGATTGGGACCGGCTAGTACCCGGGAGGCCGCCTCCACGGCATCGGTAATCATAACGATCGCCGCCTCCTTCGTCTGGGGTTTGGGACCCGGATAACGGAAATCCTCTTCCTTGACGGCATGGATGGAGGGATTCTCCTGATCTTTGGCTTTCTGAAAGAAATAGGTGATCAGACTCGATCCGTGATGTTGGCGGATAATATCGAGGATCGCAGGCGGAAGCTTGTTCTCCCGGGCCAGCTCCACTCCGTCCTTGATATGAGAGATCAGGATCAGGGCGCTCATGCTCGGGATTAACTTGTCGTGACGGTTTTCCACGTTGATCTGGTTCTCTACGAAATACTCCGCCTTTTGAATTTTGCCGATATCGTGATACAGAGAGCTGACCCGGGTGAGGAGGGAATTTGCACCAACCGCTTCGGCGGCTTCCTCGGCCAGGTTTCCGACCATCAGGGAATGCTGATAGGTCCCCGGTGCATGCACCAGGAGATCTTTAAGCACCCTCTGGTTCGTATCGGAAAGTTCGAGCAGCCGGATGTCCGTGGTGATTTTAAAAAGGCTTTCCAGTAACGGAACGAGCGAGGAGACCAGAACGGAAACCAGGAGACCGCCGAAAAAAGCGAAGAGGGCATCATCCAGCCCCCGGGTCAAACTGAAATCATTGTGGAGAATCGTGATCGACAATGCCGTCAGGACGTTCGCTCCCCCCACGATCATCCCACCCCGCAACAGGGCACTCCGACGCCGACAGTTCTGCACCGTCAGCGCGGCAATCACATTGCCGACCAGGGCATAGAGGGTAAAGGAGAGATCTTCATGGATCATCATCCCGGAGAGAATACTGATCATCAGGATCGGGAAGATGAAGATCCGGATTTCAAAGAGAACGCCGATCATCATACCGCAGAAGGCAAAGGGAATTCCAAAAAGTATGGAGGAGGGCTCCACGAATTCCAGGTTCGCCATCACGATCTGGGCGATCCAGTAAAAGGCCTTGATCAGACCGAGAGATCCGACGATAATCAGGCCGAGGAGCGTCAGTTTTTGCAGATCCTGTGAAATCGGCTGTTTGAAACGACGAATATAGATCAGGAAGATCCCGAGAAGGATCGCGTTGAAGAAGACAAGGCCGATAAAGGTCTGGAAGAGATTGTTCTCTTTCTGCAGGGCATTTAAGGCATTGAGCTTGGCCATGTGCCGTTCCGTAATCCGATCCCCTTCCCGGACGATCATCTCGCCTTTCTGCACCTTGAAGTAGACCGTCTTGACGGCATCCCGTTCCTTCGCCTTACGCAGTTCCGTTTCATTCTTGTTGAAGGTCAGGTTGGGTACGATCAGAAGGGAGGCAATTTCCTTGACGGCCTTTGCCGTATCCCGCGGAAGAGATGCCAGGAAGGGGTCGGAATAGCGGGCAATCGCATCATGGGCCGATTTCAGATCGAGAAAAACATCAATATCGGAGATCTTCTTCTCAAAGTTCTCCCCGATCCCCTTGATGGTAATGCCTTTATCCGCCTCTTTGAGCAAAAGATCGGGGCTGCTCACCACCCCCCGGTTCATAACCATTTTAACCAGCAGACCGACCTCGGAGGCGAGTTCAGGAGAGAATTCCTCCCGGTCGAGAATTCTCATCGTTCTCCGGGGCACCTTGATCTGCAGGATCTTTTCAAACTGCTGATGCCCCTCTTCCAGCAGTTCCTTTTCCGTACGCTGCGGTTCTTTCCCTTCCGAAGCGGGGGAGGAAGACTGCTGCCGGGCCACCGCCTTTTCCAGACCCTCATTCTCAGCCCGGAGACGTTTTCCCATGTAATAGCGGTTCATCAGGGTAAAGGCATCCTGAATCTCCTTGTCCAGACGGGAAACCACGGCCAGGTCAAAATCATAGACCGAGAGGGTCTCTTCCGTCACCTGGCGGCGTTTCTCCTCCGTCGCCTTCAGGTCGGGGACATCCAGATCCCGCGGCGCCTTGATGTTTTTCGGGCTGATGGCCCCGATCTGATACCGGGAGGAGATAAACTCGATATCCGGCAGGAGGAGAAAACTGAGAGACAAAACAATGCTGCAAACGAGCAGCCCCTTCAAGAACCAGTGCGTCCGGTAAAAGGGAACTCCCTCCACCCGGAAACCGGCCTGCAGAAATTTCCTGGACGCTTCCCACCCGGACCGGACCCGGCCGGAAAGGGTCTTGTTTTTCTTCCGGCTTTCCTTCCCGTTACTCATCGGCATCGCTCATTTCGTTTCCCTGTTTTTTTCATATTTTTCATACGCCCGGATGATGTCCTGCACAAGTTTGTGACGAATGACATCTTTATTCGAGAAGAGGGAGATCCGGATTCCGGGAACCCCCTTCAGAATCTCTTTCGCATGGATCAGACCGGAGTGTTTCTCCTTGGGCAGATCAATCTGGGTGATATCCCCCGTCAGGACCACCCGTGAATTAAAACCGAGCCGGGTCAGAAACATCTTCATCTGTTCCCGGGTCGTGTTCTGCCCCTCATCAAGGATAATAAAAGAGTCGTTCAGGGTCCGGCCGCGCATATAGGCCAACGGCGCAATCTCGATCGTTCCCCGTTCAATCAGCCGGTTCGCCCGGTCGGGCTCGATCATATCGTACAGTGCATCATAGAGCGGACGCAAATAAGGATGGATCTTCTGATAAAGATCGCCGGGAAGAAAACCGAGATGCTCACCGGCCTCCACCGCCGGACGGGTCAGAATAATCCGTCCCACTTCCTGGTTCGAAAAAGCGGCGACGGCCATGGCCATGGCCAGATAGGTCTTGCCGGTCCCCGCCGGCCCGATCCCCAAGACCACATCGTGATGCCGGATCGCTTCAATGTACTTGGATTGCGCCGGGGTTTTAGGGAGGATCACCTTCTTGCGGGAAGGAACACGGATCCCCCCGCTGAGCAGTTCCGCCAGCACCACCCCGCCATGATCGGCCAACGCCCGGATGGCAAACCCCATATCTTCGGCCCGGACCGTCCCGTTGGAAAGAGAACGGTTCAATTCCTCCAGCGCCTTCCGGGCCTGATCCACCCTTCCGGACTCCCCGCGAAGTTCCATCTTCCTGCCCCGGGCGGAGATCCGGATCTGGAAAAGTTTCTCGATCAGATCAAGGTTCTCATCATTTTGCCCGTAGAGGAGCGGCATGTTAGCCGGATCGATACTCAAAAGGGCCTGCGCACGCTTTTCCGCCAAATCAGCTCCCGACAGGAAAACAATTTTTTGCAACGCCGTCAAATTTGCTCCTATTATATCTTTGACTACAAGGGGTTACAAGAGAAGAATTCCCTGCCTTGCCGTTCCGGGAAATAGGTGGTAAAATAACAATGATTCCGGTAACTTAGGAATCCACCCCGCAAAAGGATCCGCTTCATGTTGTCGGAAAAGGACCTTAAGATCAATGAGAAGAGCTACAAGAGGACCCGGTTGGTCCTTGATGTTCTGCGCCGATTTCTGAAGGTCAATATCAAACTTCATGACCTGGGGGACCAGTTCCGAAAAGGAGATATCTTCCTCTTCAACCATTTCGCCCGGTTCGAGACCTTTATTCCCCAATACCTCATCTATGACCAGACGGGATTCATGTGTCGTTCGCTGGCCGCCCCGGAACTCTTCAACGACGACACCTTCGGAAATTACCTTGCCGGAATCGGTGCCATTCCGACGGACCTGGAAAATGTCATTCATTTCATGGCCTGCGAGATCAACCGGGGATACAAGGCGGTCATCTTCCCGGAAGGGGCGATGATCAAGAATCGACGGGTCCTCGGGCCGAAGGGACGATTCCGGATCTATTCCCGCGAAAAAGGAAAATATCGCAAGCCTCATACCGGCGCCGCCGTGATTGCCCTCTATGCCCAGCAGATCCGGGACCTCTTTCGCCTGGCCTATGCGCGGAAAAATCAAGCGAAGATGAAAGAGATCGCCGTCCTGTTTCATACCGAGGATCTCGAACGGGCGTTGGAGATCGCCTCCGAACCGGTCCGGATCGTCCCGGCCAACATCACCTTCTACCCTCTGCGGGGGGACGAAAACTTTCTGACCAAGGTGGCCGATCGTCTCGGGAAGATCCCTAATGAGCGAGTGGAAGAGGAATTGATCGTTGAGGGGAATATTCTTTTCAAGAACACGGACATGGACATCCGCATAGGCGATCCGATCGAAATCCGGGACTATTTCAAACGGACCGATCTCTCCCTGCTCCGTACACGATACTTTGTGGATCAACGGCGTATTCTCAAGAGCGCCGCCGCCCGTCTGCTCACCCGGATGGAGATCCTCCGTTCGGAGATCCAGTCCGAGCGGATCATGGTCGATTACATGCAGTCAATCTATTCCCTCGTTACCGTCAACCTCGGGCACCTCTGTGCGGAACTGATTTACGAACTGCTCCAGCATTACAAGCAGCATGAGGTCTCCCGGGAGTTCTTCGACCAGGCCCTTTATATGACGATCAAGAAGGCACAGGAATCGGAGCGAATTTTTCTGCACCGCAGTCTGTTAAACCCGGATCGCTATGACTCCCTCCTGACCCACGACAACCGGGACATCCGGGATATCCTGCTGCAGGCGGCCGCCGCCGATCTCATACGTATCCGGGAGGACCGCTACTTTTTTCTGCCTGCGCTGGAGGAGAATTACGATTTTGACGAAATCCGGATCAAAAATTTCCTGAAGGTCCGCTACAATGAAGTGCGCCCCATCCCGGCCCTTCAGAAAGCCGTCCGGGAGGTGTTGACACATTTCGACAAACTCAACCGGCCCCGTGCCTGGACGGAAATGCTCCATGACGATGACCTGCGCAGTCATCAAAGAGACCGCATGATCTTCTGTACGGAAAAATACGACGAGATCAATCGACAGGAAACAAGGACTTACTCCGGCGCCCCCTTCTTCCTTTCCCCCACCGATGGCGGATCACAAGTCGGGGTCCTGCTGATTCACGGGTTCACGGCCTCCCCCGCCGAGACCCGTCCTCTCGGTGAGTTTCTGACATCCCGGGGTTTTGTGACGTACGGCGTCCGTCTGAAAGGGCACGGCACCTCCCCCTGCGACCTTGACTTTCGGACCCTCGACGAGTGGTACCGTTCCACTCTCCGCGGGTGGAACATCCTGCGAAAGATTTGTGAAAAAATGGTCGTCGTCGGTTTTTCCATGGGAGGGAATCTGGCCCTGATGCTGGCCGAAGAAAAAGGAAACGCCGTGGACGGCCTTGTGACAATTTCCACGCCGCTGAAGATCCATGACAAGAACATCTTCTTTGCCGGCCTCATGCACCGGGTCAACCAACTGGTCGGTGTTCTTCCCTACCTTGACGGCATCAAACGTTTCACAAAGAGTGACCCGGAAAACCCGGAGATCAATTACCGGAATATCCCGATCAGCGCCCTCCGGGAATTCCAGCATACCATGGAACGGACGATCGAGATCCTACCGGAGATCTTCTGCCCGACATTGATCCTCCAGGGAAAAGAAGACCCGACGGTCGATCCCGTCAGTGCAAAGATGATTTACGAAGGGATCGCCTCACCGGAAAAGAGGCTGGTGATGGTGGAGGCGGACCATCATGTCATCATCCGGGAAAAGGCCTCCGCCGTCCACCGGGAAGTGCTGCGGTTTCTCAATCAGTTCACCGGGTCTACTCGCCCTGAAGATTCACATGCAAAGCCGACAGAATATTCGGAAATGACCGGATCTCGTTGAGGACTTCGCCGGAAACGGCCGCGTCCACACAGAGCAGGGTAATCGCCTTTTCGCCCGCCGGATCCCGGCCGTTGTACATCCGGGCGATATTGATTCCGTTCCGGCCCAGCAATTCTCCGACATCGGCGATCACGCCCGGACGGTCCAGATTGAAGATCACGAGAAAATCCCCCTCCGGTACGGCCTCCAGATCAAAGCCGTCGATCCGGACAATTCGGGGGACACGATCATCAAAGAGAGTGCCGGAGATCTCCCCCTCTTCACGATCCGTGATCACTTTCACCGTCACCAGTTTCCGGTAATTTGCGCTCATACTTTCCCGCATTTCGGAAATCCGGACCCCCCGTTCTTCGGCCAAGCTCCGGGCATTGATCCGATTCACCCGCTCTCCCAACACCGGGCGCAAGAGTCCCGCCAGGATCGCATGCGTGAATGCGGAGAGGGCCGGCAGATCGTCTTCGCCTGCGCGCTGGACCGTTACTTCCCGGAGACCGGAGGGGTGGAGCTGACTGACAAACTGTCCCAGCGCTTCTCCGAGGTTGAGCCAGAGAGTATCGCCGGGCGTGCTCTTCTCCCCGCCGGGCAGGTTGACGGCATGAGTAATGATCGCCTGTTGCAGATAATCGATGACCGA encodes:
- a CDS encoding alpha/beta fold hydrolase — protein: MLSEKDLKINEKSYKRTRLVLDVLRRFLKVNIKLHDLGDQFRKGDIFLFNHFARFETFIPQYLIYDQTGFMCRSLAAPELFNDDTFGNYLAGIGAIPTDLENVIHFMACEINRGYKAVIFPEGAMIKNRRVLGPKGRFRIYSREKGKYRKPHTGAAVIALYAQQIRDLFRLAYARKNQAKMKEIAVLFHTEDLERALEIASEPVRIVPANITFYPLRGDENFLTKVADRLGKIPNERVEEELIVEGNILFKNTDMDIRIGDPIEIRDYFKRTDLSLLRTRYFVDQRRILKSAAARLLTRMEILRSEIQSERIMVDYMQSIYSLVTVNLGHLCAELIYELLQHYKQHEVSREFFDQALYMTIKKAQESERIFLHRSLLNPDRYDSLLTHDNRDIRDILLQAAAADLIRIREDRYFFLPALEENYDFDEIRIKNFLKVRYNEVRPIPALQKAVREVLTHFDKLNRPRAWTEMLHDDDLRSHQRDRMIFCTEKYDEINRQETRTYSGAPFFLSPTDGGSQVGVLLIHGFTASPAETRPLGEFLTSRGFVTYGVRLKGHGTSPCDLDFRTLDEWYRSTLRGWNILRKICEKMVVVGFSMGGNLALMLAEEKGNAVDGLVTISTPLKIHDKNIFFAGLMHRVNQLVGVLPYLDGIKRFTKSDPENPEINYRNIPISALREFQHTMERTIEILPEIFCPTLILQGKEDPTVDPVSAKMIYEGIASPEKRLVMVEADHHVIIREKASAVHREVLRFLNQFTGSTRPEDSHAKPTEYSEMTGSR
- the ftsY gene encoding signal recognition particle-docking protein FtsY, whose product is MAFFKRKEKDERIDEITAWAESYRKEQHPQEKDLKQQTPVRSDGVSAAEVEEEEIAPTRIEVQVEEASKSLSVEPPDTDLLEEIPTAILPEPEEVPIMKNGEKPVEMVEVLEEAESEGPALEVVEEFTEEVRPEEVEGVESSVTPSLFQRLRAGLSRTREGLIGKIDRLFSMGKKIDADTLEELEEILVESDIGVGNALALIEKIRERIGRKELKDSRIIKECIREELTGVLAGQGYSLNRPENGTCVIMMIGVNGVGKTTTIGKLAHRFTQAGEGVLLAAGDTFRAAASEQLEIWGKRVGAEVIRHQDGADPSAVVFDALKAAESRQIPVVIADTAGRLHTQVNLMEELKKMKRVMDKVVPGAPHEVLLVLDATTGQNALSQARIFHETIGVTGIVLTKLDGTARGGIVTAITAELGIPVKLIGIGEGIEDLRDFHPEEFVSALFD
- a CDS encoding FAD-binding protein, with translation MTIGPDLIKEFRRIVGKDDVDNSPEGRISYGYDATQVQHRPEVILYPSNAEEVSRILSICNREGIPLYPRGAGSGFAGGAIPVKGGVSLAMTRMNRIRKIVPEDLYAVVEPGVINGALQKAVEKMGLFYPPDPGSMAFSTLGGNVATGAAGLRSLKYGVTRDYVMGLEAVLPNGEIIRPGVKTVKGVVGYDMTRLLVGSEGTLAVVTEITLRLIPKPETSRTVLAVFADYRDAGRTVARVIDEKIIPSAMEFMDENCVNAVEDQFHLDLPAHGAAYLLIEVDGRPEETDREIDRIDRICRQEGAVHMMRGSDRSEEERLWKARRSISQAINRMGLTKVNEDIAVPRSRIPEILDYLQTLAREKRMRILTFGHAGDGNLHVNILIKAERRPEAEAVVEEIFREVLRLEGTISAEHGIGMVKSRFIGMEIAPPLLSAMKRIKEALDPAGILNPGKIFPVDQSG
- a CDS encoding HDIG domain-containing protein, producing the protein MSNGKESRKKNKTLSGRVRSGWEASRKFLQAGFRVEGVPFYRTHWFLKGLLVCSIVLSLSFLLLPDIEFISSRYQIGAISPKNIKAPRDLDVPDLKATEEKRRQVTEETLSVYDFDLAVVSRLDKEIQDAFTLMNRYYMGKRLRAENEGLEKAVARQQSSSPASEGKEPQRTEKELLEEGHQQFEKILQIKVPRRTMRILDREEFSPELASEVGLLVKMVMNRGVVSSPDLLLKEADKGITIKGIGENFEKKISDIDVFLDLKSAHDAIARYSDPFLASLPRDTAKAVKEIASLLIVPNLTFNKNETELRKAKERDAVKTVYFKVQKGEMIVREGDRITERHMAKLNALNALQKENNLFQTFIGLVFFNAILLGIFLIYIRRFKQPISQDLQKLTLLGLIIVGSLGLIKAFYWIAQIVMANLEFVEPSSILFGIPFAFCGMMIGVLFEIRIFIFPILMISILSGMMIHEDLSFTLYALVGNVIAALTVQNCRRRSALLRGGMIVGGANVLTALSITILHNDFSLTRGLDDALFAFFGGLLVSVLVSSLVPLLESLFKITTDIRLLELSDTNQRVLKDLLVHAPGTYQHSLMVGNLAEEAAEAVGANSLLTRVSSLYHDIGKIQKAEYFVENQINVENRHDKLIPSMSALILISHIKDGVELARENKLPPAILDIIRQHHGSSLITYFFQKAKDQENPSIHAVKEEDFRYPGPKPQTKEAAIVMITDAVEAASRVLAGPNPSRIEGMVVNKILERIYLDGQLDECDLTLKDLREIKRSLLPILTSIHHHRIDYPSVKLTDENGENRKDENPAQPAGNNPQGPRDAGDISLEKSLRNRPQRG
- the ybeY gene encoding rRNA maturation RNase YbeY, with protein sequence MKIRLSRQGTIPRDPGTPAISVLKKVFEIVRKEGEVSLLLTDDPTIRELNREYRGRDRSTDVLSFALNEGDFPDPAPEMWGDIVISVECALRQAEAYGHSFETEMARLLIHGALHLIGYDHETTEYEAERMRKRESGILRTLEKEGLVRP
- a CDS encoding PhoH family protein; this encodes MPLLYGQNDENLDLIEKLFQIRISARGRKMELRGESGRVDQARKALEELNRSLSNGTVRAEDMGFAIRALADHGGVVLAELLSGGIRVPSRKKVILPKTPAQSKYIEAIRHHDVVLGIGPAGTGKTYLAMAMAVAAFSNQEVGRIILTRPAVEAGEHLGFLPGDLYQKIHPYLRPLYDALYDMIEPDRANRLIERGTIEIAPLAYMRGRTLNDSFIILDEGQNTTREQMKMFLTRLGFNSRVVLTGDITQIDLPKEKHSGLIHAKEILKGVPGIRISLFSNKDVIRHKLVQDIIRAYEKYEKNRETK